The Bos taurus isolate L1 Dominette 01449 registration number 42190680 breed Hereford chromosome 18, ARS-UCD2.0, whole genome shotgun sequence nucleotide sequence aactcccagagcttgctcaaactcatgtccattgagtcatgatgccatccatctcatcctctgtcatccccttctcctccagccttcaatctttcccagcatcagggtcttttccaatgaatcagttcttcacatcaggtggccaaagtattggaggattTTAGttagcataaaattaaaattaactcaCGTATAAGGCAGAATCACTTccccatatattttaaaatcctgtCCATAACATTCATCGTTATCTGAGTTAGCTGAcctttttatgggcttccctggtggctcagttgtaaagcaTCCGCCCGCACTGCAGGAGtcgggagtttgatccctgggtcgtcgggaagatcccctggaggaggaaatggcaacccactccagtattcctgcctgaagactCCCATGGACGCTGGAGCCTCGCAGGCGCcactgtccgtggggtcgcaaagagtcggacacaactgagtgaccacacaacacacacacacttctctctTTATGATTTTGAACCAGGGAGACTGgcagatgtgggcttgatcctgGCACTGTGACATCAGCCTCGAGTGAGGAGGGAACCTCACGGAGCCTCTCAGAGCCTCGGTTTCCCCAGGGGCATCACTGGGATGGTGGTGTATCTCCTGGCCAGCACCGAGAGCCTGAGCACGAGGTAGCGAAGGTTCAGTGAGCCCCCACCTATAGGAGGTCCCCGTAGATCTCAGGCTTCATGCTTGGGCTGGTCCACCAAGGTTATGTGTTGTACCATGTACAGAGGATGAGGATCacatggttagacagcatcaccgactcaatggacatgagtctgcgacctccgggagatactgaaggacagggaagcctggcgtgctgcagtccatggggtcgccaagagttggacgcgactgaaagGCTGAACAGCAGCCACCACCAGCACCGAGGTTTCTGCAGGCTCCCCGCTGTCACGTCAGCAGGCTCCTCCTCCCGCCGGGAGCGCGGGTGTGGGTGCGGCGGAGGCGGCTGCGGGGCCGAGCGGAGCCCCCGCCTTCTTGCCCGCGGCGTGGGTCTTCCGGTGCCGGATGAGCGCGGAGGAGAAGCTGAAGGCCTTGCCGCAGCCGCCGCACTCGTAGGGCTTCTCGCCGGTGTGCACGATGTGGTGCTGGACCAGGTAGGCGCGGTTGCTGAAGGCCTTGCCGCACTCGGGGCAGGCGTAGGGCCGCTCGCCCGTGTGCGTCCGCCGGTGCAGCGTCAGCGACGAGCCGTGGCTGAAGGCGCGGCCGCAGTCGCCGCAGCGGAagggcttctcgcccgtgtgCACCTTCTGGTGTTCGAGCAGGGAGGACACGTGGCCGAAGGCGGCGCCGCACTCCGGGCACTTGTAGGGCCGCGCGCCCGTGTGAGCCAGGTGGTGCTGCACCAGGTGCGAGCGGTTGCTGAAGGCGCGGCCGCAGGCCCCGCACGCGTAGGGCCGCTCGCCGGTGTGCGTGCGCCGGTGGCGGCTCAGGTGCGACACCTGCGTGAAGGCCTTGCCGCACTGCGCGCAGGCGAagggcttctcgcccgtgtgGATGCGCCGGTGCTCGGTGAGCGAGGCGCTCTGGCTGAAGCGTGCGCCGCACTCAGTGCAGGCGAAGGGCTTCTCACCCGTGTGCACGCCGCGGTGTTGCGCCAGGTGCGCGGCCTGCGTGAAGGCCTTGGCGCACTGGCCGCACGTGTAGGGCCGTTGGGCCGTGTGCGTGCGCTGGTGGCGGAGCAGCGCCGAGGAGAAGCGGAAGGCCTTGTCGCAGCGCGCACAGGCGAagggcttctcgcccgtgtgGATGCGCTGGTGCTCCCGCAGCGACGAGCGGCTGCGGAAGGCTTTGGCGCACTGGCCGCAGGCGAAGGGCCGCTCGCCCGTGTGCACGCGCCGGTGCTGCGCCAGGTGCGTGGGGCGCGCGAAGGCCTTGCCGCAGTCGGTGCAGTGGTGGGGCCGCTCGCCCGTGTGCACGCGCCCATGCGCCGCCAGATAGGAGCCCTGGCTGAAGGCCTTGCCGCACTCGGCGCAGGCGTAGGGCCGCTCGCCCGTGTGCACGCGCCGGTGCTGCGCCAGGTGTGCGCTCTGGCTGAAGGCGCGGCCACAGTCCGCGCAGGGGAACGGCTTCTCCCCGGTGTGCGTCCTCTGGTGCAGCGTGAAGGCCGAGCAGTAGCTGAAGGCCTTGCCGCAGTCCCCACACTTCCACGGCTTGCTGGGGCCACCGCCCCCTCGCTCCGCCACCTCCTCTGGCTCCGGCTCCGCGCTGGCGGCTGCCTTCTTCAGGGTCCTGCGCTTTCTTGGAGCGCCGCGCTTCTGGGGCCGGTGGTCGGCCTGGGGAGTCAGGGGGCTGCAGTTGGTCTCGGGGGTTCCGGCGGCGAGCTCATCCTGCTTGGGCACCCCGTCCCTGGTGGGGTTTTCCTTGCGGGCCTCCTGCTTCAAACAGGTTTCCGCCTTCTCTGGCCCGTCCTTGAACCCACCCTCGGGTTTGGGGGTTTCTCCCAACTTGGAGCTCTGGGGAGCGGCGCCCTCCAGGAGTGCTTCCATCCCGGCTTTCCGAGCTGCTGCCTCGATTTCACATCTTTGTTATGGGAAAAGTAGGGGAGGAGAAgcgggagagagaaagaaggaaggaaagaaagaaaacaatggagAACCAAACTGGTCTGTCACCGGTCTCAGGCTGGGAAAGGGTCAGCGAGGGGCCTGTCTACCGGCTGCCTGGGTCAGACTGGTGTCCTGGGGCCACCCTGTGCGTTGTGTTCAACAGGACGTTGAACAGGATCCTGGGACTCAGAGCACCCCAATACCCGCCAGGTGCAGCAACCAAGTGTCTCTCAACCCTGCTGCTAGGGATTCAACTGTGTCCACGCAAAATGTATACTGAAGCCCTCACTCCTGGTGTGTACCGCGGTCAGTATCCGCCACTGGGGGCAGACCCCTGGGGTGGGCGGACGAGTCGGGGGCCATCCTGGGGGTGATGGCATAACCCCCTGAGCACACCCTTCCCTGAAAGACCGTGGATCCAGACGGTCGTGTGTCTGCCCCCTGGGCCTGAGCCTCCCTggaaactgtcttccatgaaactggtccctggtgccaaaacggCTGGGGCCTGCTGCTTTAAGCCGTTGCCACGTATTAGCTCTTTATTCCACAGTGAGGCTCCTGGAAGCTGCGATGCCAGGGCTCCGGagcttttcctccttcctctctcccctccactgAAAGTCACCAATGGCTCCATGAAAGCCTCACTCCTCTCCATGGCCCGCACAGCAGCCGCCCAACTTCAGCCTGCTCTGAGCTTGCTCTTCTCCAGCCAAAGGCCTCCTCCCTGTTCCACAAATGACTCCGGGCATGCTCCTGCCATAGGGCCTTTGCATCGGCCGTTCCAGCTGCCTGGAAGGCTCGTCCCCCAGTGCAGGCCTCACTGAGGAAGTGATGGCGACAGCATTCTGGCCTGTGAGCACCGCCAAGTGCAAAGGGCCTAAGGTGGGACCACAACCAGGGTGTCAGAGGACAAGTAAAGGGGCTGGGCGCGGGGCGAGGGCTGGAGAAGTGTGACCCGGCAGAGCGCAGGGAGACCCGGACCATGCGGTGAGGGCAGGTGGTGCGGGGTCTTTGTGCAGGGCGAGCGCTCTGCCGGCAGGACCCAGGCTGGGCCGGTCCCAGTGTGGGGTCACCCCTCCGGCAGCCCCCAGGCTTGAGCAGGGCCTGGCTGGGTCCCCAGAGCAGGCAGTGGTACCCACCTCGTAGGTTTGGGAGCACCGGGTCCCATCCACCTCTCTCGGGCTGTGGCGCCTGTCCCGGCTGCACGTGCCTCCTGCGTGGGTCCAGCTGACGTCTGTGCAAGAAAGCAGCAGGGATGTGAAGGCAGATGCCTGGGCAGACGCCGCACACCGGGTGTCCCCTCCGTGTGCGTGTGGGGACGGTAGGTGGAGTCAGGGCGGGGTGGACCTGGGCCGGACAGGTACACAAACAGGCAACCAAAGGGGAGACACAGACATGCCCAGAGGCAGTCACATCACCCAGACACACACTGGGGTGGCACGCGACCTAACTGGGGGAGGGAGGCGGTTAACAGCATCCCTCCCTTGGCACTCGGATGCCCTTACACTCCCATGTGCTGTGGGTGACGAGGAGGCCAGCCATCTCACACATGTGCACAACTCCAAGTGCACCTGCGGTCACGCTTGCCCACGCACACACGCGGCTACACACACGGTAAGTCACACGTGGTGGCCACCCAACAGGCACACCACCCGCAGTGGCACACCCGTCACATGCAGTTACGCGGTGGGCAGAGCTCCACACAGGCCCAGAGTCACAGGTGTGCAGCGTCTCCcccacgcgcgcgcacacacacacacacacaactccacGCTCCTGAGGTCTCTCATAAACACCGCAGGCACGGCCCGCCACGCTCAGGCACACACAGACCATCGGGCTCCAGGCTGGCAGACACACCTGCGGAGCCTCCCCACGCAGGTGC carries:
- the ZNF835 gene encoding zinc finger protein 835, whose amino-acid sequence is MVANQHRTRLSPRRVTTQVQRSGWWETVCIRGHRDSPSRPKRTSSVLFWMSVLLLKPRVGGKVWVILEVLKVGSSAAPDSILAEHAVRRPKRATWRCQTSPNSHYVEKSQAPDVWANRVSPSRPALHTCPLHASTGSERLPSLRGLPHSLLRADAGPSGSCSFGDAGTAAGGGPQSLYGRSAAPSGSCSSWEPQTGRSSPGARAHSGSARRLDPTVEAAALLREACMSAPPRDEGPQGVRVDQTSAGPTQEARAAGTGATARERWMGPGAPKPTRCEIEAAARKAGMEALLEGAAPQSSKLGETPKPEGGFKDGPEKAETCLKQEARKENPTRDGVPKQDELAAGTPETNCSPLTPQADHRPQKRGAPRKRRTLKKAAASAEPEPEEVAERGGGGPSKPWKCGDCGKAFSYCSAFTLHQRTHTGEKPFPCADCGRAFSQSAHLAQHRRVHTGERPYACAECGKAFSQGSYLAAHGRVHTGERPHHCTDCGKAFARPTHLAQHRRVHTGERPFACGQCAKAFRSRSSLREHQRIHTGEKPFACARCDKAFRFSSALLRHQRTHTAQRPYTCGQCAKAFTQAAHLAQHRGVHTGEKPFACTECGARFSQSASLTEHRRIHTGEKPFACAQCGKAFTQVSHLSRHRRTHTGERPYACGACGRAFSNRSHLVQHHLAHTGARPYKCPECGAAFGHVSSLLEHQKVHTGEKPFRCGDCGRAFSHGSSLTLHRRTHTGERPYACPECGKAFSNRAYLVQHHIVHTGEKPYECGGCGKAFSFSSALIRHRKTHAAGKKAGAPLGPAAASAAPTPALPAGGGAC